Sequence from the Herpetosiphonaceae bacterium genome:
CAGGCCCAATACGTCGGCCCAGATCCGCGCCAGCGTCGTCTCCGTCTCCGTCCGGGGCGCGACCAGCGTCGTCGGAGCGCTCGTGCGCTCCGGCTGGGGCAGCGCTTTGCGATCGACCTTGCCGTTGGGCGTCAGCGGCAGCGCGTCGAGCACCACGAACGCGCTCGGCACCATGTAGGCGGGCAGGCGCTCAGCCGCATAGCTGCGGAGGTCGGCAATCAGGCCGTCATCCCCGGCCCCTCGTTCCACGACATACGCTACCAACTGCTCGTGGCTGGCCCGCGTCTCGCGCAGATCCACCGCCGCAGCCTGCACGGCGGGATGTTCCAGCAGCACGCTTTCGATCTCGCCGAGCTCGATGCGGTAACCGCGCAGCTTGACCTGCTGATCGACGCGGCCCAGGTACTCAAGCTGCCCGTCGGACCGCCAGCGCGCCAGATCGCCCGTGCGGTAGAGGCGCGCGCCCGGTGTACCGCTGAACGGATCGGGCACGAAGCGCGCGGCGGTCAGATCGGGGCGGCCAAGATAGCCCCGCGCCAGTTGCACCCCGCCGATGTAGAGCTCGCCCGGCACGCCCACGGGCACCGGCTGCATCTGCACATCCAGCACATACACGGCCATGTTCGCGATCGGGCGTCCGATCGGCGGCGTGCGACCATCCGGCTGGCACTCGGCATAGGTGGTGCAGACGGTCGCCTCAGTGGGGCCGTAGCCGTTGATGAAGCGGCGATTAGCAGACCAGCTCGCGACGACCGGCGCGGAGCACGCCTCGCCTGCCGCTACCACGGTTTGCAGCGCGGGCAGATCGGCGGCGGAGGTGACAGCCAGCGCCGACGGCGGCAGCACGACCGTC
This genomic interval carries:
- a CDS encoding amino acid adenylation domain-containing protein translates to LAVLTAGGCYVPLDPAYPTERLAFMLDDAQVAVVLTQRAVRDHVPTTTPVACLDTLALAAYPATPPPARIHPDQLAYVIYTSGSTGRPKGVMVAHRGLSNLVFSQIREATTQADSRMLQFASISFDAAIFEICAALAAGASLYLASQADLLPGPTLHAYLQTHAITTVVLPPSALAVTSAADLPALQTVVAAGEACSAPVVASWSANRRFINGYGPTEATVCTTYAECQPDGRTPPIGRPIANMAVYVLDVQMQPVPVGVPGELYIGGVQLARGYLGRPDLTAARFVPDPFSGTPGARLYRTGDLARWRSDGQLEYLGRVDQQVKLRGYRIELGEIESVLLEHPAVQAAAVDLRETRASHEQLVAYVVERGAGDDGLIADLRSYAAERLPAYMVPSAFVVLDALPLTPNGKVDRKALPQPERTSAPTTLVAPRTETETTLARIWADVLGL